One region of Primulina tabacum isolate GXHZ01 chromosome 1, ASM2559414v2, whole genome shotgun sequence genomic DNA includes:
- the LOC142525266 gene encoding kinesin-like protein KIN-7N, translating into MEKICVAVRVRPPSCEKSEDELHWKVENNSVSLHDGVHNSPIPGMSFAFDHVFDKDINNATVYDLLVKNIIQAAAEGFDGAIVAYGQTGSGKTFTMKGIIPRAVEDLFHDIQQMNVMFEFQIRVCCMQIYNEHIIDLLAEDNNQNLETAYRFWRGPYVRGLKEEIVNNVNQVLGLFQKASGRSVDLAHTLFVMIIESNPKCTYSSSGSTSDAVGRLSVLNLVDLAGSKRTAETQAEEEGEHTDKSLMVLSDVINKLSEGGKQRVHIPYCDSKLTYILQHALGGNAKTSIICTIAPEKTHIEETKGTLQFASRAKNVTNCVKVNEASSEGKLLDEVFKKQEVQSPCS; encoded by the exons ATGGAGAAGATTTGCGTCGCCGTGAGAGTGAGGCCTCCATCATGCGAGAAATCTGAGGACGAATTACATTGGAAAGTTGAAAATAATAGCGTTTCCCTGCATGATGGAGTTCATAATTCTCCAATTCCTGGAATGTCATTTGCTTTTG ATCATGTATTCGACAAGGATATCAACAATGCTACGGTTTATGATCTTCTAGTTAAGAACATTATCCAAGCTGCCGCCGAAGGATTCGATG GAGCCATAGTTGCATATGGGCAAACAGGCAGTGGTAAAACTTTTACCATGAAAGGAATTATTCCTAGGGCAGTAGAAGATCTTTTTCATGACATTCAGCAGATGAATGTCATGTTTGAGTTTCAAATCCGAGTCTGCTGCATGCAAATTTACAACGAACACATTATTGATCTTCTTGCTGAGGataataatcaaaatcttgAAACTGCTTACAGATTCTGG CGTGGACCATATGTCCGAGGTCTCAAAGAAGAAATTGTAAACAATGTCAATCAAGTTCTTGGTCTTTTTCAAAAAG CTAGCGGGCGTTCGGTTGACCTGGCACACACTCTTTTTGTAATG ATAATTGAAAGCAATCCAAAGTGTACATACTCCAGTAGTGGTTCAACTTCAGATGCTGTTGGTCGGCTCTCTGTTTTG AACTTGGTTGACTTAGCTGGATCGAAAAGAACAGCTGAAACTCAGGCCGAAGAAGAAGGAGAACACACTGACAAGAGCCTAATGGTTCTCAGTGATGTTATAAACAAACTAAGCGAGGGTGGAAAACAAAG AGTTCACATTCCTTATTGTGACAGCAAGCTGACTTATATTCTTCAACATGCTCTAGGCGGTAATGCAAAAACTTCCATAATTTGCACCATTGCACCAGAGAAG ACTCACATAGAAGAAACAAAAGGAACTCTCCAGTTTGCGAGCAGAGCAAAAAATGTCACCAATTGCGTGAAAGTAAATGAG GCAAGCTCGGAAGGGAAACTTCTTGATGAGGTTTTTAAGAAACAGGAGGTGCAATCTCCTTGTAGCTAA